TAGCCGGTGCCCATACCATGTTACTTTTTCTGATGGGTCGTACTCCAGGTGGGCCAATTTGCAAAGAAATTAAACCTGCCGCCGCCATTGCGTGGAAAGGCATCCATTACGGGGAAATTAAAAAACGAGGGCAATTCATACCTTTGTATGACTGTACCTTTGAAAATGCAGAAACCATTAACGATTTGTTTTCTAGAGTTGGTGAGAAAAAGTGGGATGATTTAGAAGAAAATTTGAAGTCCGTTTACATTGACTCTGGCGAAAATGGCACATTTTCATCTGGAGAGTTTGAAACGATTACAGCCGTAGGCCAAATGGAATTTGTTACACCGGAAGAAATTGCAACTAATGTTATATTAGAAATTCTCGGTGACAGCACTGGACACGACATTATTAATGCTCTAGATAACTCCATTATGGGACCGACATATCGTGCAGGGTATATGCGTCATCAAGCGCTAAGTCAGATGGATAATCTTAAAAAGAAGCACGCATCAGATAGCGTTGCCTTCGAAATATTGGGGCCTCCACGGTTATCGAAAATTCTTTACGAAGCTCATTTACTTAGTAAAGTCTGCGGAGATCTTAAGTGTGTTACCGTTCTTGATGAAACCGATTTGGCAGAAAAAGTGGAAACCCAGATTAAAAATGATCAAAAATTGCGTTCACATGCTCTTTCTATTGGTATTCCGATCCTTTTAAAGGATGGAAAAAGTTTATTGCGTGGTCCGGTAGTAAAAATTCCCACATCCGAGGAAGGACACAACCTTGTGGCGGATATTGACAATATCAATCGTTGGGCTAATGCAGGATGGATAGATTTACGGCAAGAAAATATGGTAAAGTGGAAGAAACGGATGGAAAATATTTTAGAATGGGTTCAAGGATTATCAGAGGAAGATTCAAGTTCTCGGTTCACGCACGGTCGACAACATTGGGATTTAGATCAACAACTTAACATTGGAAAAGTTGCTGCTTGGATATTCATGCATGAAGATGATGGCATACGGTTTAAGAGTTGAGGATAAATTGCACAGAATCAATTATGGGTGTTGAATTGAATTCGAAATCTGTTTGAACCTAAAGCAGGATGTAAGATGATCATTCACCATCCCCGCTGCCTGCATGAAGGCGTAGCAAATAGTTGTTCCTACAAACTTAAATCCGTCTTTCTTCAATTGGTTGCTCATAGCATCAGATTCGTCTGTTGAGGTTGGTATCTGGCTTTCATTTGCCCATTCATTAATAATTGTTTTATGATCAGTAAACTGCCAGATATAATCTGAAAATGATCTATGATGATTTTGTATTTCAAGAAAACTCCTTGCGTTAGTTACAGTTGCTCGAACCTTTAATTTATTGCGGATAATACCTGAATCCTGAAGAAGAAATTTAATTTTTGATTTAGAATATTCGGCGATTATTTCCGGATTAAATTCATCAAATGCAGATCGCATTGTTTCTCTTTTATTTAAGATAATCGCCCAGCTTAGCCCAGCCTGAAATCCATCTAATACTATAAATTCAAAGAGTTTTAGATCGTCAAATAGTGGCACGCCCCATTCTTCATCATGATATTTCACCATGGTAGGATTTGTGTTTGGCCAAGGACAGCGAATCATAATTTAGATAAATAGTTAGTTAGAAAATTTATCGGACAATTGAATTAATAAATGACTCAAATAAGAATTCAGGAAATCAGGATTTAATAACCAATCCTTTACTAGCGATTTTGATTGGCGATTAATTGTTATTGCGTTTTTTTTGTTTTTATTATAATAATTCACCACATTATCTATATTATCCAAATTCACTGAAACATAGTTTTGCCGATCTTCAAGAAAAGGATACCAAAATTCAGTCTGTTGAGAATCTAGTTTTAAAGATAAACTGTTAGAATATAGTTGCCAAATAAATCTATCCCACGAAGTACTATTTCCGTCAATATTTAACAGATATTTATACCAAAGTTGTCGACGGATTGATTTAGATTTTTTAGATATTTTTGGAATCTGCTTCCCAAATCCTTTGGATTTTAAATGGTTATCAGCACCTTGGCACCAGTTGGTAATTTTGATAACCATGTTTTTTCTATCCTGCGCCCAAAGCGCTGCTTGAATGCGCTGATTTTTGTCTGTGTTGAGATCGCCTGTACTCGCACCGTAAAAGCAAACACTTCCTCTTTTTATCTGGAACGGTGGATCGACCTTTAGTGTTTTTTTACATCTTCGCCTCACCGTTCCGTCTAATAGGTAGAGCGACGGAATTTGAATAATGTCTGGTCGTTTGCTTGCGCATTTCCCAAAGGAAAAAATAGGATAATTAGAATGCTCACCGTCGTATTTATCATGTACGCAGATTAATAAAGTGACATTTATATTATCTGATATATTTACAAGACATTTTTCTAATAGGGATGCAATTATTTTTGTTCGGTCATGTCGCCATTCCCTAGGTTCAAGATGATTGTTATGAATTGAAATTAGATCAAAATGTTTATCATCAGGAATGACGGGTGTTTCTGTGAATTCAACATTTTTTGTATGTAAATAAGCTAACTCTCTACCCGTTGCTTGAATAATATCCGCTGTTGGATTGGGTGCAGGGAACAAATTATTAGACCGAAAATGAAGTTTAATCCAAGAGGTTTAATTGCTGATATTTTTTTTGATATTTCTCATAGAGCATTTTATGCCGATCCGACATATCAATTTTCTTTCCTTGAATGAAACATTGGATAATGTTAGTTCTAATATCCAATGGGTCCCCATCAGAAATAAATAATGTTGCATCCTTTCCAATTTCAATGGATCCAAGCTGATCACCAACGCCCAATATTTTAGCGACATTTAGTGTGATAGATTTGAGTGCTTCTTTCATGGGAAGACCAAAAGCAACTGCCATAGCAGCATGATATGGAAGGTTACGCTGAAATGATGCACCAAATCGACCGCCACCACCAATGCAAAATTCGACTCCGGATTTATATAGAAGCAAAGGATTTTTGTATGGTTGATCATAATCTTCAAACCTCCGGGACGGAAGCGATAAAATACTTCCAAGGATTACCGGTACATTTTTAAGTTTTAAAAGATCTGTTGTTCTCCAAGCATCTTTCCCGCCCACAATGACAGCTTTAAGATTTTGTGCGTCTGCCCAATGTACTGCCGCTTCAATTTGCCTTATATCATTTGCCTGTATAAAAAGGGGTTTTTCACCTAAAACAAAAGGAATCATGCTTTCATACTTGAGATCATGATATTGTTTTTGAGTCGCTTGCTTGCTTGGGTTCCTGTGGATTTTTGCATATGCTCGCGCATCTTTGAATAGATTATCTAGATTCATTAGTTTTTTTTGCCGCTCATCGATTTGTTCTTCCTTACGTTTGGCGTCTTTCCCAGTATGAATCTTCATTGATGGCCAAGTAATGTGAAGAGCTGTAGGATGATTTAGCGTTGCATTTTCCCAAGTCCATCCATCCAGCATCATAAGTGATGATTGTCCTGAAATCAATCCTGATTGCGGTGAAACATTTGCCACAAGTACACCATTGGAACGCGAAACAGGAATCAATTCGGAATCCGGGTTATAAGCTACATTTGCGCGAACGTTGGGATTAAGATTCCCCGTTTCTGAATGGTCTACCGAAGCTCTAACTGCAGAAACTTCCATCATTCCGATAGTACTAATGCCGGCAATAAATCCCGGGTAAATTCGTTTCCCACCAACTCGAATAACTTCCATATTAGGTGCGGGAACAATATTCTTTTCAATTTTTTGAATTATCCCATCCTCAAACAGAAGATCATAGTTAGAAAGGATCTCACCGGCTACAGTATGAATAATCCCGCCCTTTAATAAAATGGGATGATCTTGAACCGGAGCAGGAATTTGATCAGATCCTGACAGATTTGTTGCTGCAAATAGAAAATTAATTAGAACAAAATTAATCTTATAATTCATCGGATATTTTCTTGATGGTGAGTGCAAGAATATGATTCTTTTTCTTCTTCGTCGGGTTCCGAATTTTCTGATGTTGACTTGGAATCCTCTAAAATCTTTTGAACCAATTCATTACGAATATTTTCATCACGTATTCGTAAATGGATATCATTTTCTTTTGAAAAATACTGTCTTCCTTCAATCCAAGTTTCTTCGCAGGAAGTATAGGTTGACAAGGGATGACCATTCCAGACCACAAAATCCGCATCTTTTCCAGGTTCGAGTGAACCAACCCATTCGTCAATTTTTAACTGCCTCGCTGGATTAATTGTTACAAGGTTTAATGCGTCCTCTTCAGATAAGCCACCGTATTTAATACCCTTTGATCCTTCCGTATTCATTCTGCGCGCCAATTCGTCACTGTCTGAATTAAAGGAAACATTGACACCCACATTTTCCATAAGCGTACCGTTAAAGGGAATCGCATCAATAACTTCGAACTTATATGCCCACCAGTCCGAAAAAGTTGATGCTCCGGCGCCGTGTTCTTTCAGTCGCTCAGCAACTTTGTATCCTTCCAACACATGCTGAAAGGTGGCGATAGTAAATCCAAATTGTTCCGCAATTCGAGTCAGCATTAGTATTTCGTCTTGCCTATATGAATGACAATGTAATAAACGATCACCTTCCATTATTTCAATTAACGCTTCCAGTTCTAAGTCAATGCGGGGTGGAATTTTTGTTCGGCGATTTTGGCTGTCTCGATGATATTTTGCCCACCGTCGCTTGTAATCATTTGCAGATCTGAAGCCATCCAGAATAATTTGTTCTACGCCCATACGCGATTTTGGATATCGATTGGTAGGATCGTTCCAATTTGACCGTTTTACATTTTCTCCTAACGCAAATTTAATTCCCTGAGGAGCATTTTTAAATAGAAGGTCTCTCGCATTTTCCCCCCAGCGTAATTTAAGTACTGCATTTTGCCCGCCGATTGGATTGGCTGATCCATGAAGAAGATTAATAGTTGTGAGTCCACCAGCAAGCGCTCGATACATGGCAATATCATCCGGATCGATTACATC
This region of Candidatus Neomarinimicrobiota bacterium genomic DNA includes:
- a CDS encoding short-chain dehydrogenase; this translates as MDIHNRDILLLGGSGLVGSAILQHISTYNPRKVVILSLLEEESREVCQEMSEAYPKITYHPEWGNVFVRDELKNLDRSELLNNEISRQKLLADNLEAFTPEMLGHSFLHQVISIHKPNIIIDSINTSTALAYQDVYQSYYQLQDSLKSKDQHIDRAQVEKMLTTLYIPQIIRHIQILHTSMLKNKTSVYIKIGTTGTGGMGLNIPYTHSEERPSRVLLSKSSLAGAHTMLLFLMGRTPGGPICKEIKPAAAIAWKGIHYGEIKKRGQFIPLYDCTFENAETINDLFSRVGEKKWDDLEENLKSVYIDSGENGTFSSGEFETITAVGQMEFVTPEEIATNVILEILGDSTGHDIINALDNSIMGPTYRAGYMRHQALSQMDNLKKKHASDSVAFEILGPPRLSKILYEAHLLSKVCGDLKCVTVLDETDLAEKVETQIKNDQKLRSHALSIGIPILLKDGKSLLRGPVVKIPTSEEGHNLVADIDNINRWANAGWIDLRQENMVKWKKRMENILEWVQGLSEEDSSSRFTHGRQHWDLDQQLNIGKVAAWIFMHEDDGIRFKS
- a CDS encoding DNA-3-methyladenine glycosylase I, whose protein sequence is MIRCPWPNTNPTMVKYHDEEWGVPLFDDLKLFEFIVLDGFQAGLSWAIILNKRETMRSAFDEFNPEIIAEYSKSKIKFLLQDSGIIRNKLKVRATVTNARSFLEIQNHHRSFSDYIWQFTDHKTIINEWANESQIPTSTDESDAMSNQLKKDGFKFVGTTICYAFMQAAGMVNDHLTSCFRFKQISNSIQHP
- a CDS encoding amidohydrolase family protein, with product MNYKINFVLINFLFAATNLSGSDQIPAPVQDHPILLKGGIIHTVAGEILSNYDLLFEDGIIQKIEKNIVPAPNMEVIRVGGKRIYPGFIAGISTIGMMEVSAVRASVDHSETGNLNPNVRANVAYNPDSELIPVSRSNGVLVANVSPQSGLISGQSSLMMLDGWTWENATLNHPTALHITWPSMKIHTGKDAKRKEEQIDERQKKLMNLDNLFKDARAYAKIHRNPSKQATQKQYHDLKYESMIPFVLGEKPLFIQANDIRQIEAAVHWADAQNLKAVIVGGKDAWRTTDLLKLKNVPVILGSILSLPSRRFEDYDQPYKNPLLLYKSGVEFCIGGGGRFGASFQRNLPYHAAMAVAFGLPMKEALKSITLNVAKILGVGDQLGSIEIGKDATLFISDGDPLDIRTNIIQCFIQGKKIDMSDRHKMLYEKYQKKYQQLNLLD